One Dictyoglomus turgidum DSM 6724 DNA window includes the following coding sequences:
- the rplR gene encoding 50S ribosomal protein L18, translating to MIIKRSRKELRRIRHLRIRKKITGTPERPRLAVYKSLRYIYAQIIDDTKGHTLVAASSLEKELRSQLKSTKNIEAAKLVGEVIAKRALEKGIKRVVFDRGGFLYHGKVKALADSARAAGLEF from the coding sequence ATGATTATAAAAAGATCTAGGAAAGAGCTTAGAAGAATAAGACATTTAAGAATCAGAAAAAAAATAACAGGTACTCCAGAAAGGCCCAGGTTAGCAGTTTATAAAAGTTTAAGATATATATATGCTCAGATTATTGATGATACAAAAGGGCATACTTTAGTTGCAGCTTCGTCTTTAGAAAAGGAATTGAGGAGTCAGTTGAAATCTACTAAAAATATAGAAGCAGCAAAATTGGTAGGTGAGGTTATAGCTAAGAGAGCTTTAGAAAAAGGCATTAAAAGGGTTGTATTTGATAGAGGTGGATTTTTATATCATGGGAAGGTAAAAGCTCTTGCCGATAGTGCAAGGGCTGCAGGACTTGAATTCTAA
- the rplD gene encoding 50S ribosomal protein L4, with protein sequence MIQVPVYNQKAEKVGEIELKEELFGVERRPDLFYTCVVMHLANGRQGTHSTKRRSEVNRSGRKVWPQKGTGHARQGDRKATHWVGGGRPFGPKPRDYSYKIPKKMRRLAIRSALSTKLKENNLIILDKIELPQPKTKELVNILNNFGLADSKVLIGVPTKDENLKKAAMNLERVKTMIASVLNVYDLLKYDYLILTVDAIPVLEEAFLK encoded by the coding sequence ATGATACAAGTACCTGTATATAACCAAAAAGCAGAGAAAGTTGGAGAGATAGAATTAAAGGAAGAACTTTTTGGCGTGGAAAGAAGGCCTGATCTTTTTTATACCTGTGTTGTTATGCATCTTGCTAATGGAAGACAAGGGACTCATTCTACTAAAAGAAGAAGTGAAGTAAATAGAAGTGGTAGAAAAGTTTGGCCTCAAAAAGGTACAGGGCATGCAAGACAAGGAGATAGAAAAGCTACTCATTGGGTTGGTGGTGGAAGACCTTTTGGTCCAAAGCCAAGGGATTATTCTTATAAGATTCCTAAAAAGATGAGAAGACTTGCTATAAGATCTGCCTTATCTACTAAACTTAAAGAGAATAATTTAATTATTTTGGATAAAATTGAATTACCTCAACCTAAAACTAAGGAGTTAGTGAATATTTTAAATAATTTTGGTTTAGCTGATTCAAAGGTACTTATAGGCGTTCCAACTAAGGATGAGAACTTAAAAAAAGCGGCAATGAATCTTGAAAGAGTTAAGACAATGATAGCGTCAGTTTTAAATGTATATGATTTGCTAAAATATGATTATCTTATACTTACTGTTGATGCGATACCAGTCTTAGAGGAGGCATTTTTGAAATGA
- the rpsQ gene encoding 30S ribosomal protein S17, whose amino-acid sequence MRSNRKEMIGKVVSAKMQKTIVVLVEQTYTHPLYKKTVTRRKKYKAHDEHQEAREGDIVLIRETRPLSKEKRWRLVRIIKRGEIAPTISEEENLENNETTVGVGDINDNASN is encoded by the coding sequence ATGAGAAGTAATAGGAAAGAGATGATAGGAAAAGTAGTAAGTGCAAAAATGCAAAAAACTATTGTGGTTTTGGTAGAGCAAACCTATACTCATCCTTTATATAAAAAGACTGTAACGAGAAGAAAAAAATATAAGGCTCATGATGAACATCAAGAAGCTAGAGAAGGAGATATTGTTCTTATCAGAGAGACAAGACCTCTCTCTAAGGAGAAGAGGTGGAGATTAGTCAGAATCATAAAGAGGGGAGAAATAGCTCCAACTATTTCTGAAGAAGAAAACTTGGAAAATAATGAAACTACAGTTGGGGTAGGTGATATAAATGATAATGCCTCAAACTAG
- the rplP gene encoding 50S ribosomal protein L16, whose amino-acid sequence MLMPKRVKYRKQHRGRMKGKASRGNRVVFGDYGIQALAPAWITSEQIEAVRRTLTRHAGKNGRVWIRIFPDKSVTARPAESRMGGGKGDVKGWVAVVKPGTILFEIGGVSKEIAMEAIRIAGSKLPIKTRLVTREIGGE is encoded by the coding sequence ATGTTGATGCCTAAAAGAGTAAAATATAGAAAGCAACATCGTGGGAGAATGAAAGGAAAAGCCTCACGGGGAAATCGTGTGGTTTTTGGGGATTATGGTATTCAAGCTTTGGCTCCTGCTTGGATTACCAGTGAACAAATAGAGGCTGTAAGAAGAACTTTAACAAGACATGCAGGGAAAAATGGTAGAGTTTGGATTAGGATTTTTCCTGATAAATCGGTAACTGCAAGACCAGCTGAAAGTAGAATGGGCGGAGGAAAAGGAGATGTAAAAGGATGGGTAGCAGTGGTAAAACCAGGAACCATACTATTTGAGATTGGAGGAGTATCTAAAGAGATTGCTATGGAAGCCATTAGAATTGCTGGTAGTAAACTTCCTATTAAAACTAGGCTTGTAACAAGAGAAATAGGTGGTGAGTGA
- a CDS encoding type Z 30S ribosomal protein S14 has translation MAKKSQIVKWLKPKKYKVREYNRCRICGRPRGYIRKFGLCRLCFRELALKGEIPGVRKASW, from the coding sequence GTGGCAAAGAAATCTCAAATAGTAAAGTGGCTCAAGCCTAAGAAATATAAAGTAAGAGAGTATAATAGATGTAGAATTTGTGGAAGACCAAGAGGTTATATTAGAAAATTTGGGTTGTGCCGTTTATGTTTTAGGGAGTTGGCTCTAAAAGGTGAAATACCAGGTGTAAGGAAAGCAAGTTGGTAA
- the rplN gene encoding 50S ribosomal protein L14, which produces MIMPQTRLVVADNTGAKEIMCFRILGKKKVAQVGDIIVASVKEAVPRSNIKKGDVVYAVVIRTKRTIKRKDGSCVRFDDNAAVIIDKEGNPRGTRVFGPVARELRDKNFMKIISLATEVI; this is translated from the coding sequence ATGATAATGCCTCAAACTAGGTTAGTTGTTGCAGATAATACTGGTGCAAAAGAAATAATGTGTTTTAGAATACTTGGGAAAAAGAAAGTTGCCCAAGTAGGGGATATTATTGTTGCTAGTGTTAAGGAAGCAGTTCCACGTTCTAACATAAAAAAAGGTGATGTGGTTTATGCTGTGGTTATAAGAACGAAGAGAACTATTAAGAGGAAGGATGGTTCTTGTGTGAGATTTGATGATAATGCTGCAGTGATTATAGATAAAGAAGGAAATCCAAGAGGGACAAGAGTCTTTGGTCCTGTTGCAAGGGAGCTCAGAGACAAGAACTTTATGAAGATTATTTCTTTAGCAACAGAAGTTATATAG
- the rpsJ gene encoding 30S ribosomal protein S10, producing the protein MSSYLEKQKIRIKLKAFDHRVLDLSTKKIIDTVRGTGAKISGPIPLPTKVTRYWVLRSPHVNKNSGEHFEIRIHKRLIDIIEPTAKTVEALMNLELPAGVEVEIKT; encoded by the coding sequence ATGAGTAGTTATCTGGAAAAACAAAAGATAAGAATAAAATTAAAGGCATTTGATCATAGAGTTCTTGATCTTTCTACTAAAAAGATTATTGATACAGTAAGAGGGACTGGGGCTAAGATCTCTGGTCCCATCCCTCTTCCTACTAAAGTAACTAGATATTGGGTACTTCGTTCTCCTCATGTTAATAAGAATTCAGGAGAACATTTTGAGATAAGAATACACAAAAGACTAATAGATATTATTGAACCAACAGCAAAGACAGTGGAAGCTTTAATGAATTTAGAGCTTCCAGCTGGTGTTGAAGTTGAAATTAAAACATAG
- the rplE gene encoding 50S ribosomal protein L5: MEVLREKYIKEVVPAMMRKFGYKNPMAVPKIEKIVVNIGVSEAVQNPGAIEAAARDLAIITGQKPIVRKARKSIANFHLRKGMPIGLKVTLRGERMYAFLYKLINLALPRVRDFSGVSPNSFDGRGNYSLGLKEQLVFPEIEYDKIDRIRGMDITIVTTAKTDEEAKELLALLGMPFKK, encoded by the coding sequence ATGGAGGTTTTAAGAGAGAAATATATTAAAGAAGTAGTCCCTGCAATGATGAGGAAGTTTGGATATAAAAATCCAATGGCTGTACCTAAGATAGAGAAAATTGTAGTTAATATTGGCGTGAGCGAGGCTGTCCAAAATCCTGGAGCAATAGAGGCTGCGGCAAGAGATTTAGCAATAATTACAGGGCAGAAACCTATTGTAAGAAAAGCACGTAAATCTATCGCTAATTTCCATTTAAGAAAGGGAATGCCTATTGGATTAAAAGTTACTTTAAGAGGAGAAAGAATGTACGCCTTTTTATATAAGTTAATAAATCTTGCTCTTCCCAGGGTAAGGGATTTCTCTGGAGTTTCTCCTAATTCCTTTGATGGGAGAGGAAACTATTCTTTAGGTTTAAAAGAACAGTTGGTTTTTCCAGAGATTGAATATGATAAGATTGATAGGATTAGAGGTATGGATATTACTATAGTTACTACTGCTAAAACTGACGAAGAAGCTAAGGAGCTTTTAGCTCTTTTAGGAATGCCCTTTAAAAAATAA
- the rplV gene encoding 50S ribosomal protein L22, producing MIEVKAESKYLRVSPYKARRVIDLVRGKMVEEAEAILENLPHKSARLILKCLRSAKANAEHNYGLRADRLYISKAFVNEGPRWKRLNPRARGRADIIQIRNSHIVIYVKEKEEE from the coding sequence ATGATTGAAGTAAAAGCAGAAAGTAAATATTTAAGAGTCTCTCCCTATAAAGCAAGGAGAGTTATTGATCTTGTAAGAGGGAAAATGGTAGAAGAAGCAGAAGCAATATTAGAAAATCTTCCTCATAAATCTGCTCGTTTAATATTGAAATGTCTTAGATCTGCAAAGGCTAATGCAGAACATAATTATGGTTTAAGAGCTGATAGACTCTATATATCTAAAGCCTTTGTAAATGAGGGTCCTAGGTGGAAAAGATTAAATCCTAGGGCAAGAGGAAGAGCTGATATTATACAAATTAGAAATAGCCATATAGTCATTTATGTAAAGGAGAAGGAGGAAGAATAA
- the tuf gene encoding elongation factor Tu codes for MAKEKFVRTKPHVNIGTIGHVDHGKTTLTSAITMALAAEGLAKPLKYEDIDKAPEERARGVTINLAHVEYETPNRHYAHIDAPGHADYIKNMITGAAQMDGAILVVSAADGPMPQTREHILLARQVNVPYIVVFLNKIDMVDDPEIIDLVEMEVRDLLTKYGYPGDEVPVVRGSALKALEVLFQNPNTKRGENKWVDAIWELMDAVDNYIPIPERDVDKPFLMPIEDIFSITGRGTVVTGRVERGRVKVGDEVEIVGLSDEIKRSVVTGVEMFRKQLDEAIAGDNIGILLRGIDKDEVERGQVVAAPGTIKPHTHFKAQVYVLKKEEGGRHTPFFSGYKPQFYFRTTDVTGEIKLPEGVQMVMPGDNIEMEIKLIKPVALEEGLRFAIREGGRTVGAGVITKIIE; via the coding sequence ATGGCGAAGGAGAAATTTGTAAGGACGAAGCCACATGTGAATATAGGTACGATAGGGCATGTAGACCATGGGAAGACGACATTAACTTCAGCCATAACGATGGCATTAGCTGCGGAAGGGTTAGCGAAGCCATTGAAGTACGAAGACATAGACAAAGCGCCTGAGGAGAGGGCGAGGGGAGTGACGATAAATTTAGCGCATGTGGAGTATGAGACGCCCAACAGGCATTATGCGCACATAGATGCGCCAGGGCATGCTGACTATATAAAGAACATGATAACGGGTGCTGCGCAGATGGATGGAGCCATATTGGTAGTATCAGCTGCGGATGGTCCGATGCCCCAGACGAGGGAGCACATATTACTTGCGAGGCAAGTTAATGTTCCATACATAGTAGTATTTTTGAACAAGATAGACATGGTAGATGATCCGGAGATAATAGACTTAGTGGAGATGGAGGTAAGGGACTTACTGACGAAGTATGGATATCCAGGGGATGAGGTACCAGTTGTGAGGGGGTCAGCGTTAAAGGCATTAGAGGTATTATTTCAGAATCCCAACACGAAGAGAGGGGAGAACAAGTGGGTAGATGCGATATGGGAATTAATGGATGCGGTAGACAATTACATACCGATACCAGAGAGGGATGTAGACAAGCCATTTTTAATGCCAATAGAGGACATATTTAGTATAACAGGGAGAGGTACAGTAGTTACAGGTAGAGTAGAGAGAGGAAGGGTGAAGGTAGGGGATGAAGTAGAGATAGTAGGATTAAGTGATGAGATAAAGAGGAGTGTAGTGACTGGGGTAGAGATGTTCAGGAAGCAATTAGATGAAGCGATAGCAGGGGATAACATAGGGATACTATTAAGAGGGATAGACAAAGACGAAGTAGAGAGGGGGCAAGTAGTAGCGGCGCCGGGTACTATAAAGCCCCACACACATTTCAAAGCGCAGGTATATGTATTGAAGAAGGAAGAAGGAGGGAGGCATACGCCCTTTTTCAGTGGATACAAGCCCCAATTTTACTTTAGGACGACAGATGTAACAGGGGAGATAAAATTGCCAGAGGGTGTACAGATGGTGATGCCAGGGGACAACATAGAGATGGAGATAAAATTAATCAAGCCAGTAGCATTAGAGGAAGGTTTAAGGTTTGCTATAAGAGAAGGTGGAAGAACAGTTGGTGCAGGTGTCATAACTAAAATTATTGAATAA
- the rplX gene encoding 50S ribosomal protein L24, which produces MDIKKGDLVLVISGKDKGKRGRVISVLPSEEKVVVEGVNIVKKHTRPTAKMRQGGIIEKPAPLYRCKVMLICPHCNQPTRVKHTFLEDGRKVRVCSKCKEIIDRV; this is translated from the coding sequence ATGGATATCAAAAAGGGAGATCTAGTATTAGTTATTTCTGGTAAAGATAAAGGGAAAAGAGGAAGGGTTATTTCTGTTCTTCCTTCAGAAGAGAAGGTTGTAGTAGAAGGAGTGAACATTGTTAAAAAACATACAAGACCTACAGCAAAAATGAGACAAGGTGGAATTATAGAAAAACCAGCTCCTCTATATAGATGTAAAGTAATGTTAATATGTCCACATTGTAATCAACCTACAAGAGTTAAACACACTTTTCTTGAAGATGGAAGAAAAGTAAGGGTCTGTTCTAAATGTAAGGAAATCATTGATCGGGTCTAA
- the rpsS gene encoding 30S ribosomal protein S19 codes for MGRSLKKGPYVDPKLLKKIRELNEKGEKKIIKTWSRRSVIVPEMVGHTIAVYNGRKHIPVYITENMIGHRLGEFAPTRTFTGHRIPTARITAIK; via the coding sequence ATGGGTCGTTCACTTAAGAAAGGTCCTTATGTAGATCCTAAGCTACTTAAAAAGATTAGAGAGCTAAATGAAAAAGGAGAAAAGAAGATAATTAAAACCTGGTCAAGAAGATCAGTTATAGTACCAGAAATGGTAGGACATACTATTGCTGTATATAATGGTAGAAAGCATATACCTGTTTATATTACAGAGAATATGATAGGACATAGGCTCGGTGAATTTGCACCAACCAGGACATTTACAGGACACAGAATACCAACAGCTCGTATTACGGCTATTAAATAG
- the rplF gene encoding 50S ribosomal protein L6, which produces MSRIGRKPVPIPQNVQVEIKDGNCVSVKGPLGQIEKTFSPLLTIKKVDNQIVVERPNDEKFVKALHGLTRALINNMVLGVTQGFEKRLELQGTGYRARVQGNKLVLEVGFSHPVELEIPTGLTVSVQDNTKISVKGIDKELVGQFAAIVRSVRPAEPYKGKGIRYEGEKIRQKAGKAGKK; this is translated from the coding sequence ATGTCTAGGATAGGAAGAAAGCCAGTTCCGATACCACAAAATGTACAAGTTGAAATAAAAGACGGAAATTGTGTGTCAGTAAAGGGACCCTTAGGACAGATTGAAAAAACTTTTAGTCCTTTACTGACTATTAAAAAAGTTGATAACCAAATAGTTGTAGAAAGGCCTAACGATGAGAAATTTGTGAAAGCTTTGCATGGTCTAACAAGAGCATTAATTAATAACATGGTATTAGGTGTGACTCAAGGATTTGAAAAAAGATTGGAATTACAAGGAACAGGGTATAGGGCAAGAGTTCAAGGTAATAAACTTGTTTTGGAAGTAGGTTTTTCTCATCCTGTAGAGTTAGAAATTCCTACAGGGTTAACAGTGTCGGTTCAAGATAATACTAAAATTAGTGTTAAGGGAATTGACAAGGAACTTGTAGGACAGTTTGCGGCTATTGTTAGGAGTGTAAGGCCTGCAGAACCTTATAAAGGCAAGGGAATAAGATATGAAGGCGAGAAGATAAGGCAAAAAGCTGGTAAAGCAGGTAAAAAATAG
- the rplB gene encoding 50S ribosomal protein L2 codes for MGLKKFKPITPGLRHLILPDFSEITKEEPEKSLLRPLKKSGGRNNFGHVTTRFRGGGHKRLYRIIDFRRDKDNIPAKVASIEYDPNRTARIALLHYADGEKRYIIAPEGLKVGDIVMSGENVDIKVGNNLPLKNIPDGTLIHNLELYPGRGGQLVRAAGTAAQILGKEGKWAYVRLPSGEIRLFDLNCRATIGQVSNVDHQNVSLGKAGRSRWLGRRPHVRGSAMNAVDHPHGGGEGKAPIGHPSPLTPWGKPTLGYKTRKKRKPSDRFIIQRANDKKEK; via the coding sequence ATGGGTCTTAAAAAGTTTAAACCAATTACGCCCGGATTAAGACATTTAATATTGCCTGATTTCTCTGAAATAACAAAAGAAGAACCAGAGAAATCGTTATTAAGGCCACTTAAGAAAAGTGGTGGTAGGAATAATTTTGGACATGTAACCACTAGATTTAGAGGTGGTGGGCATAAAAGACTTTATAGAATTATTGATTTTAGAAGAGATAAAGATAATATTCCTGCTAAAGTTGCAAGTATAGAGTATGATCCTAATCGTACTGCAAGAATCGCTTTACTACATTATGCTGATGGCGAGAAGAGATATATTATTGCTCCAGAGGGGTTAAAGGTTGGAGATATTGTCATGTCTGGAGAAAATGTGGATATTAAAGTTGGGAATAATTTGCCCTTAAAGAATATACCTGATGGTACGCTAATCCATAATTTAGAGCTTTATCCTGGAAGGGGTGGGCAATTGGTAAGGGCTGCGGGAACAGCAGCTCAGATTCTCGGTAAGGAAGGCAAGTGGGCTTATGTGAGGCTTCCTTCGGGTGAAATAAGGTTATTTGACTTAAATTGTAGAGCTACTATTGGTCAAGTGAGTAACGTGGATCACCAAAATGTTTCCTTAGGAAAAGCAGGAAGGAGTAGATGGTTGGGTAGGAGACCTCATGTTAGAGGTTCTGCAATGAATGCTGTGGATCATCCTCACGGTGGCGGTGAGGGTAAGGCTCCTATAGGGCATCCAAGTCCTCTAACTCCATGGGGCAAACCTACCCTTGGATATAAGACAAGAAAGAAGAGAAAACCCTCAGACAGATTTATAATTCAAAGAGCAAATGATAAAAAAGAGAAGTAA
- the rpsH gene encoding 30S ribosomal protein S8: MTVTDPIADMLVRIKNANMRRHPTVDVPYSKMKEKIIEILLREGYIAKYEVIGEIPQKYIRVYLKYKGKTPVIQDVKRVSKPGRRYYVNKEEIPRVLGGLGIAILSTSKGIMTDKEARLLGIGGELICMVW, translated from the coding sequence ATGACTGTAACAGATCCTATTGCTGATATGCTGGTTAGAATAAAGAATGCTAATATGCGAAGGCATCCTACTGTAGATGTTCCTTACTCTAAAATGAAGGAAAAGATCATAGAAATTCTTTTAAGAGAAGGGTATATTGCTAAATATGAGGTTATTGGAGAAATACCTCAAAAATACATAAGAGTTTATCTAAAATATAAAGGTAAAACTCCTGTAATTCAAGATGTTAAAAGAGTAAGTAAACCGGGAAGAAGATATTATGTGAATAAAGAAGAAATTCCAAGGGTGTTAGGTGGACTTGGAATTGCTATTTTATCTACCTCTAAAGGTATAATGACGGATAAAGAGGCAAGGCTTTTAGGTATTGGCGGAGAACTTATTTGTATGGTATGGTAG
- the rpmC gene encoding 50S ribosomal protein L29: protein MARRTSELREKTDSELLEELKNLRAELFNLRLQQTTGGLTNPHRIKAVRKDIARILTILRERELKKS from the coding sequence ATGGCAAGAAGAACTTCTGAGCTAAGAGAAAAAACTGATTCAGAACTTCTGGAAGAACTTAAAAATTTAAGAGCGGAGCTTTTTAATTTGAGGCTTCAGCAGACAACAGGAGGACTTACTAATCCCCATAGAATAAAAGCAGTTAGAAAGGATATTGCTCGTATCCTTACTATTCTTCGTGAGAGAGAGTTAAAAAAATCTTAA
- the rplW gene encoding 50S ribosomal protein L23, whose translation MRDPYTIILKPILTEKSLNLAKQNKYVFEVDRNANKIEIGKAVEEIFKVKVKSVAVINEKPKKRRLGISQGFTSTKKKAIVTLEPGHKIELISGV comes from the coding sequence ATGAGAGATCCTTATACTATAATTTTAAAACCTATATTAACAGAAAAGAGCCTTAATCTTGCCAAACAAAACAAATATGTATTTGAGGTTGATAGAAATGCAAATAAAATAGAAATAGGAAAAGCTGTAGAAGAAATATTTAAAGTAAAGGTAAAAAGTGTAGCAGTTATTAATGAAAAACCTAAAAAGAGAAGATTAGGAATCTCTCAAGGATTCACTTCTACTAAAAAGAAAGCTATAGTTACCTTGGAGCCGGGTCATAAAATAGAGCTTATCAGTGGAGTATAG
- the rpsE gene encoding 30S ribosomal protein S5, producing MKELEPVLKERVIEIRRVAKVVAGGKNLRFRALVVVGDEQGTVGVGIAKAAEVPDAIRKAIRKAKKNAVKVSISKGTIPHEVVGKLGASKILLKPAAPGTGVIAGGAARAVLELAGIKNVLAKALGSTTAVNLAQATFEALKKLRSLPEVAEMRDKRINEIIGLKTESKGNEEGEN from the coding sequence TTGAAAGAGTTAGAACCGGTATTAAAAGAAAGGGTTATTGAGATAAGAAGGGTAGCAAAAGTAGTTGCTGGAGGTAAGAACTTAAGATTTAGGGCTCTAGTAGTGGTAGGAGACGAACAAGGAACAGTTGGGGTTGGAATAGCAAAAGCTGCGGAGGTTCCTGATGCTATTAGAAAAGCTATAAGAAAAGCAAAAAAGAATGCTGTTAAGGTTTCTATAAGTAAGGGTACTATTCCTCATGAGGTTGTAGGCAAGTTAGGTGCTTCTAAAATACTACTTAAGCCTGCAGCTCCTGGTACAGGTGTGATAGCAGGAGGAGCAGCAAGGGCTGTATTAGAACTTGCTGGAATCAAAAATGTTTTAGCAAAGGCTCTCGGTTCTACTACTGCTGTAAATCTTGCTCAGGCAACTTTTGAGGCTCTTAAAAAGTTGAGATCTCTCCCTGAAGTAGCTGAGATGAGAGATAAGAGAATTAATGAAATAATCGGCTTAAAGACTGAGAGTAAGGGAAATGAGGAGGGAGAAAATTGA
- the rplC gene encoding 50S ribosomal protein L3, producing the protein MAAPTTKAILGRKIGMTQIFTENGEMVPVTVIRGGPCLVLNVRTKEKDGYDAIQLGFERCKESKLNKPQLGIFKKLGLPPFRIIKEVRVKNPLDYTKGQEIRVDIFQEGEFVDITGKSKGHGFTGHIKRWNFSRGRMSHGSKFHRRRASIGAGGVQHVMKGQKMAGRWGNETITVQNLKIVKVDKEKDLILVKGAVPGPTGNLLIIRKAVKKLNA; encoded by the coding sequence ATGGCAGCTCCTACGACAAAGGCAATATTAGGAAGAAAAATTGGAATGACTCAAATATTTACTGAAAATGGTGAGATGGTCCCTGTTACTGTTATTAGAGGGGGACCTTGTCTTGTGCTTAATGTGAGAACAAAGGAAAAAGATGGGTATGATGCTATCCAATTAGGTTTTGAACGTTGTAAGGAGTCAAAGCTCAATAAACCTCAGCTTGGTATATTTAAAAAATTAGGACTTCCACCTTTTAGAATTATAAAAGAAGTAAGAGTAAAGAATCCTCTCGATTATACAAAGGGGCAGGAAATAAGAGTTGATATCTTTCAAGAAGGTGAGTTTGTAGATATTACTGGCAAAAGTAAAGGTCATGGTTTTACTGGGCACATAAAGAGATGGAATTTCTCGAGAGGAAGAATGTCACATGGTTCTAAGTTCCATAGAAGAAGAGCTTCAATTGGTGCTGGTGGTGTCCAACATGTGATGAAGGGTCAAAAGATGGCTGGTAGGTGGGGTAATGAGACCATAACCGTTCAAAATTTAAAAATTGTCAAGGTAGATAAAGAAAAGGATCTCATCTTAGTAAAAGGTGCTGTTCCCGGTCCTACTGGAAATTTGTTGATTATTAGAAAAGCTGTTAAGAAATTAAATGCCTAG
- the rpsC gene encoding 30S ribosomal protein S3 yields the protein MGQKTHPYGFRLGITKDWKSHWYAERSDYSSLLHEDWAIRNYIKKNYYQAGISLIEIERKAANRVDITIHTARPGMLIGRGGSEIENIRKNLVKLTNKSVFVNVQEVKNPELDAQLVAENIATQIEKRINYKRAMKQAINRALRAGAKGVKVMCSGRLNGAEIARSEWFREGRIPLQTLTADIDYGFAEAFTISGVIGVKVWIYKGDVPELHKEPIQELPEKAVPKKIEDEDLYEKDEVNYDVDA from the coding sequence ATGGGCCAGAAAACACATCCTTATGGATTTAGGTTGGGTATAACTAAGGATTGGAAAAGTCACTGGTATGCTGAAAGGTCTGATTATTCCTCCCTACTACATGAGGACTGGGCTATAAGGAATTACATTAAGAAAAACTACTACCAAGCTGGAATTTCATTGATAGAAATTGAAAGAAAAGCAGCTAATAGAGTGGATATTACTATACATACTGCAAGACCTGGAATGTTGATCGGACGTGGAGGAAGCGAGATAGAAAATATAAGAAAGAATTTGGTTAAATTAACAAACAAGAGTGTATTTGTTAATGTTCAAGAGGTCAAGAATCCAGAGTTAGATGCTCAACTTGTTGCGGAAAATATCGCTACTCAAATTGAAAAGAGAATTAATTATAAGAGGGCTATGAAACAGGCAATAAATAGGGCATTAAGAGCTGGAGCCAAAGGCGTAAAGGTTATGTGCAGCGGTAGATTGAATGGTGCTGAAATTGCACGCTCTGAATGGTTTAGGGAAGGGAGAATACCTTTACAAACCTTGACTGCGGATATTGATTATGGTTTTGCAGAAGCCTTTACTATATCGGGTGTAATAGGGGTTAAAGTTTGGATATATAAAGGCGATGTTCCAGAGTTACATAAAGAACCTATTCAAGAGCTTCCTGAAAAGGCTGTACCAAAGAAGATAGAGGATGAAGATCTTTACGAGAAAGATGAGGTGAACTACGATGTTGATGCCTAA